A region of Streptomyces paludis DNA encodes the following proteins:
- a CDS encoding helix-turn-helix domain-containing protein, translated as MGGELLAPAAAEPDDVVLTWEGEELLAVRLPQLSESLDHILAALERRYGRPLAELDRRTKQSVVQGLEARGAFSVRHGVETVASALGVSRFTVYNYINYANEQRARSLDGDTTTG; from the coding sequence ATGGGCGGCGAGCTGCTGGCCCCGGCCGCCGCCGAGCCCGACGATGTCGTGCTGACCTGGGAGGGCGAGGAGCTGCTCGCCGTACGGCTGCCGCAGCTCTCGGAGTCCCTCGACCACATCCTGGCGGCCCTGGAACGCCGCTACGGCAGGCCGCTCGCCGAACTGGACCGCCGCACCAAGCAGTCGGTCGTCCAGGGGCTGGAGGCGCGCGGCGCGTTCTCCGTACGGCACGGTGTCGAGACGGTGGCGAGCGCCCTGGGGGTCAGCCGCTTCACCGTCTACAACTACATCAACTACGCCAACGAGCAGCGCGCCAGGTCCCTGGACGGCGACACCACCACCGGCTGA
- a CDS encoding LAETG motif-containing sortase-dependent surface protein: MAISRRVTALRLLGIGAAALAFTTAAAGSAWAGDCPGGKGWDKGNHGGYKPGTGAGTPVTPVTTTDKCEFSLDGRDWYSQIKVDDINLKPADDGKVHVKVRTASDSAKCTVSLASYRTHGPTWNTSGEQVFHDFDSVEIKHGGQDTLDVAFPDVGCYAQVDLYRGKIKYDGLKDANDGFEHGDLPIGPSRPVIKDKLIAAWNGGTKNCTTQEIPPAPEPSTETPSEEPPPAAETPSTEEPSEPPTPEESTPESPEPSTSEPTPATSEPTPTASEPTDEASSTPPNTPTEASTGGTGGGGDLAETGGGNVVPIAAGAAVLLAAGGAVVIMTRRRKAVTGA, encoded by the coding sequence ATGGCCATATCGAGACGTGTCACGGCGTTGCGTCTGCTCGGGATCGGCGCTGCCGCCCTGGCCTTCACCACCGCCGCGGCGGGCTCCGCCTGGGCGGGCGACTGCCCCGGCGGCAAGGGCTGGGACAAGGGCAACCACGGGGGTTACAAGCCCGGTACGGGTGCCGGTACGCCGGTCACCCCGGTCACCACGACCGACAAGTGCGAGTTCTCCCTGGACGGCCGTGACTGGTACTCCCAGATCAAGGTCGACGACATCAATCTCAAGCCGGCCGACGACGGCAAGGTCCACGTCAAGGTCCGCACCGCGTCCGACTCCGCGAAGTGCACGGTGTCGCTCGCCTCGTACCGTACCCACGGCCCCACCTGGAACACCTCCGGTGAGCAGGTCTTCCACGACTTCGACAGCGTCGAGATCAAGCACGGCGGCCAGGACACGCTCGACGTGGCCTTCCCCGACGTCGGCTGCTACGCGCAGGTCGACCTCTACCGGGGCAAGATCAAGTACGACGGTCTCAAGGACGCGAACGACGGCTTCGAGCACGGCGACCTGCCGATCGGGCCCAGCCGTCCGGTCATCAAGGACAAGCTGATCGCCGCCTGGAACGGCGGTACGAAGAACTGCACGACGCAGGAGATCCCGCCCGCGCCGGAGCCCTCCACCGAGACGCCGTCCGAGGAGCCGCCGCCGGCCGCGGAGACTCCTTCGACCGAGGAGCCGTCCGAGCCGCCCACGCCCGAGGAGTCGACTCCGGAGAGCCCGGAGCCCTCCACGAGCGAGCCCACCCCGGCCACGTCGGAGCCGACGCCCACCGCGTCCGAGCCGACCGACGAGGCGTCCTCGACGCCGCCCAACACGCCGACCGAGGCATCCACCGGTGGTACCGGTGGCGGCGGTGACCTGGCGGAGACCGGTGGCGGCAATGTCGTCCCGATCGCCGCGGGCGCGGCCGTGCTGCTGGCCGCCGGTGGCGCGGTCGTGATCATGACCCGTCGCCGCAAGGCCGTCACGGGCGCCTGA
- the uraD gene encoding 2-oxo-4-hydroxy-4-carboxy-5-ureidoimidazoline decarboxylase, with amino-acid sequence MPSPPSDTSAPRDSLTPRPGLARLNAAPDDEALAALREVCASTAWAHALLARRPYATADDLLAAGDSATGELDGADLDEAMAGHPPIGRPRPGDPASAREQRGMADASDALRAEMLDLNLAYQERFGHVFLICATGASAEDMRDALRTRLGHPPEREREIARAELGRINRIRLARLATIVTDGTGHEPEEEEAVQEPEPLTEATGQEQSAAAPASVSTHILDTSLGRPAAGVPVTLAALGEGPGARWTALGGARTDGDGRCKELPALPAGTVRVRLDFETDPYLTAKNADGDDGSDDGGAPFFPEVTVAFRVRPGRHYHVPLLLNPFGYSVYRGS; translated from the coding sequence GTGCCGTCGCCACCCTCTGATACGTCCGCCCCGCGCGATTCGCTCACCCCGCGGCCGGGTCTGGCCCGTCTCAACGCGGCCCCCGACGACGAGGCCCTGGCCGCGCTGCGCGAGGTGTGCGCCAGCACGGCGTGGGCGCACGCGCTGCTCGCCCGCCGCCCGTACGCCACGGCGGACGACCTCCTCGCCGCGGGTGACTCCGCGACGGGCGAGCTGGACGGCGCGGATCTCGACGAGGCCATGGCCGGGCATCCGCCGATCGGCCGCCCCCGGCCCGGCGACCCGGCCTCCGCCCGCGAGCAGCGCGGGATGGCGGACGCGTCCGACGCGCTCAGGGCCGAGATGCTCGATCTGAACCTCGCCTACCAGGAGCGGTTCGGGCATGTCTTCCTGATCTGTGCCACGGGCGCGAGCGCCGAGGACATGCGCGACGCGCTGCGCACTCGCCTCGGCCACCCGCCCGAGCGGGAGCGGGAGATCGCGCGCGCCGAACTCGGCAGGATCAACCGCATCCGGCTGGCGCGTCTCGCGACGATCGTGACGGACGGGACCGGGCACGAGCCGGAGGAGGAAGAGGCCGTGCAAGAGCCCGAGCCGCTGACGGAAGCGACCGGGCAGGAGCAGTCGGCAGCGGCCCCCGCCTCCGTCTCCACGCACATCCTCGACACCAGCCTCGGCCGCCCCGCCGCCGGTGTCCCCGTCACCCTCGCGGCCCTGGGCGAGGGCCCCGGCGCGCGCTGGACGGCTCTCGGCGGTGCGCGGACCGACGGCGACGGCCGGTGCAAGGAGCTGCCCGCGCTGCCGGCCGGCACCGTACGCGTACGCCTGGACTTCGAGACCGACCCGTATCTCACCGCCAAGAACGCCGACGGCGACGACGGCAGCGACGACGGCGGTGCGCCGTTCTTCCCGGAGGTGACGGTCGCGTTCCGCGTCCGCCCCGGCCGGCACTACCACGTACCGCTGCTCCTGAACCCGTTCGGCTACTCCGTATACCGAGGGAGCTAG
- the pucL gene encoding factor-independent urate hydroxylase, with protein MPTILGQNQYGKAETRVVKVVRDGDTHHLKDLSVSVALSGDMDAVHYSGDNANVLPTDTTKNTVYAFAKERGVESAEHFGIELARHFVASQESIHRARVRIEEYAWERLAGHSFARKGQETRVAEITYDGARWQVVAGLKDLTVLNSTNSEFWGYAKDRYTTLQEAYDRILATDVSARWRYGWDGAAADGSAAAASAPAPDWNRSYEETRRHILAAFAGTYSRSLQQTLYAMGTRVVEHRDEIEEIRFSLPNKHHFLVDLEPFGLTNDVADGAVYFAADRPYGLIEATVLRDGADARIPVDTTTL; from the coding sequence ATGCCCACGATTCTTGGTCAGAACCAGTACGGCAAGGCGGAGACGCGTGTCGTCAAGGTCGTCCGGGACGGCGACACCCACCACCTCAAGGACCTCAGTGTCTCCGTCGCGCTCTCGGGCGACATGGACGCCGTCCACTACTCCGGCGACAACGCCAACGTCCTGCCGACCGACACCACCAAGAACACGGTGTACGCGTTCGCCAAGGAGCGCGGCGTGGAGTCGGCCGAGCACTTCGGCATCGAGCTGGCCCGGCACTTCGTGGCCAGCCAGGAGTCGATCCACCGGGCCCGTGTCCGGATCGAGGAGTACGCCTGGGAGCGGCTGGCCGGCCACTCCTTCGCCCGCAAGGGCCAGGAGACGCGCGTCGCCGAGATCACCTACGACGGCGCGCGGTGGCAGGTCGTCGCCGGGCTCAAGGACCTGACCGTACTGAACTCCACGAACTCCGAGTTCTGGGGATACGCCAAGGACCGGTACACCACGCTCCAGGAGGCGTACGACCGGATACTGGCCACCGATGTGTCGGCCAGGTGGCGCTACGGCTGGGACGGCGCCGCCGCCGACGGGTCCGCCGCCGCTGCCTCCGCCCCCGCGCCGGACTGGAACCGGTCGTACGAGGAGACCCGGCGCCACATACTCGCGGCCTTCGCCGGCACCTACTCCCGCTCGCTCCAGCAGACCCTGTACGCGATGGGCACGCGGGTCGTCGAGCACCGCGACGAGATCGAGGAGATCCGCTTCTCGCTGCCCAACAAGCACCACTTCCTCGTCGATCTGGAGCCCTTCGGGCTGACGAACGACGTCGCCGACGGAGCCGTCTACTTCGCGGCCGACCGCCCGTACGGACTGATCGAGGCCACCGTGCTGCGGGACGGGGCCGACGCGCGTATCCCGGTCGACACGACCACGCTCTGA
- a CDS encoding 8-oxoguanine deaminase translates to MTAPRTPARPPARIVIENCAIATVDARDTEYASGHVVVADRLIESVGAGPAPAGLENVVRRIDGTGHLVTPGLVNTHHHFYQWITRGLATDHHLFDWLVALYPTWARIDEPMVRAAAGGSLAMMARGGVTTAMDHHYVYPRGTGDLSGAIIGAAAETGVRFTLARGSMDRGASDGGLPPDFAVESLDGALAATEETIDTHHDASPDAMTQIAVAPCSPFSVSTELMRQGAELARRRGVRLHTHGSETVEEEQFCKELFGMGPTDYFESTGWLGSDVWMAHCVHMNDSDLAAFGRTGTGVAHCPSSNARLAAGIARVPDMLAAGIPVGLGVDGTASNESGELHTELRNALLVNRLGTHRETALTVRQALRLGTYGGAQVLGRADRIGSIEAGKLADLVLWKMDTLAHASIADPVAALVLGAAAPITLSLVNGRTVVEEGRLTTVDEDALARATRSEARRLARITADGRP, encoded by the coding sequence ATGACGGCTCCGCGCACCCCCGCGCGACCTCCCGCCCGCATCGTCATAGAGAACTGCGCCATAGCCACGGTCGACGCGCGCGACACCGAGTACGCCTCGGGCCATGTCGTCGTCGCGGACCGGCTGATCGAGTCCGTCGGCGCGGGCCCCGCCCCGGCCGGACTGGAGAACGTGGTCCGCCGGATCGACGGCACCGGCCATCTCGTGACCCCCGGACTGGTCAACACGCACCACCACTTCTACCAGTGGATCACCCGCGGACTCGCCACCGACCACCATCTCTTCGACTGGCTCGTCGCGCTCTATCCGACCTGGGCGCGGATCGACGAGCCCATGGTCCGGGCGGCGGCCGGCGGCTCGCTCGCGATGATGGCCCGCGGCGGTGTCACCACCGCCATGGACCACCACTACGTCTATCCGCGCGGCACGGGCGATCTGTCGGGCGCGATCATCGGGGCGGCGGCGGAGACGGGCGTACGGTTCACCCTGGCCCGCGGGTCCATGGACCGCGGCGCGTCGGACGGCGGGCTGCCGCCGGACTTCGCGGTCGAGTCGCTCGACGGCGCGCTGGCCGCCACCGAGGAGACCATCGACACCCACCACGACGCCTCGCCCGACGCGATGACCCAGATCGCCGTCGCGCCGTGCTCACCGTTCTCCGTCTCCACCGAACTGATGCGTCAGGGCGCGGAGCTGGCCCGGCGCAGGGGAGTGCGGCTGCACACGCACGGCAGCGAGACGGTGGAGGAGGAACAGTTCTGCAAGGAGCTGTTCGGCATGGGCCCCACCGACTACTTCGAGTCCACCGGCTGGCTCGGCTCCGATGTGTGGATGGCCCACTGCGTCCACATGAACGACTCCGACCTCGCCGCCTTCGGCCGTACAGGCACCGGCGTCGCCCACTGCCCGTCCTCCAACGCCCGCCTGGCGGCCGGGATCGCGCGCGTCCCGGACATGCTGGCGGCGGGCATCCCGGTCGGCCTCGGCGTGGACGGCACCGCCTCCAACGAGTCGGGCGAGCTGCATACCGAACTGCGCAACGCGCTGCTGGTCAACCGCCTCGGCACACACCGGGAGACGGCCCTGACCGTACGCCAGGCGCTGCGCCTCGGTACGTACGGCGGTGCCCAGGTGCTCGGCAGGGCCGACCGGATCGGTTCGATCGAGGCCGGGAAGCTCGCCGACCTGGTGCTCTGGAAAATGGACACCCTGGCCCACGCGTCCATCGCCGACCCGGTCGCCGCGCTGGTCCTGGGGGCCGCGGCGCCCATCACGCTCTCCCTGGTCAACGGCAGGACGGTGGTCGAGGAGGGCAGGCTGACGACGGTGGACGAGGACGCCCTCGCCCGGGCGACCCGGAGCGAGGCACGGCGGCTGGCACGGATCACGGCGGACGGCCGTCCGTAG
- a CDS encoding chitosanase, whose translation MSGRCIPRGKGRYVIHALRRLLLFLLPPVLALTAGCTSSASGAGSAGLDDPAKKDIAMRLVSSAENSSLDWRAQYGYIEDIGDGRGYTAGIIGFCTGCGDLLHVVERYTKARPDNELARFLPALRAVKGSDSHQGLGSAFTSAWRKAAEDKALRAAQDAERDRIYFTPAVSRAKADGLGALGQFIYYDAYVMHGYGDARGSIGFRTIRENALREAKSPERGGDESAYLDAFLDARVAAMRREPSHRNTSRVDTQQRVFLDRGNLDLDPPLDWKTYGDSYHIG comes from the coding sequence ATGTCAGGCCGGTGCATACCACGGGGAAAGGGCCGATACGTGATCCACGCGCTCCGCCGACTGCTGCTGTTCCTGCTGCCGCCGGTGCTCGCCCTCACCGCGGGCTGCACGTCCTCGGCTTCGGGGGCCGGGTCCGCCGGGCTGGACGATCCCGCGAAGAAGGACATCGCCATGCGGCTGGTCTCCAGCGCGGAGAACTCGTCGCTGGACTGGCGGGCCCAGTACGGCTACATCGAGGACATCGGCGACGGCCGCGGCTACACCGCCGGCATCATCGGCTTCTGCACCGGCTGCGGCGATCTGCTGCATGTCGTCGAGCGCTACACCAAGGCCCGGCCGGACAACGAGCTGGCGCGTTTCCTGCCCGCCCTGCGGGCCGTCAAGGGCAGCGACTCCCACCAGGGGCTCGGCAGCGCCTTCACCTCCGCGTGGCGGAAGGCGGCCGAGGACAAGGCGCTGCGCGCGGCGCAGGACGCGGAGCGCGACCGTATCTACTTCACCCCGGCGGTCTCCCGGGCGAAGGCCGACGGGCTCGGCGCGCTGGGGCAGTTCATCTACTACGACGCCTATGTGATGCACGGTTACGGCGACGCGCGGGGCTCGATCGGCTTCCGTACGATCCGCGAGAACGCCCTGCGCGAGGCCAAGTCGCCCGAGCGGGGCGGCGACGAGAGCGCGTATCTCGACGCGTTCCTCGACGCGCGCGTGGCCGCGATGCGCCGCGAGCCGTCCCACAGGAACACCAGCCGGGTCGACACCCAGCAGCGGGTCTTCCTCGACCGGGGCAATCTGGACCTCGATCCGCCGCTCGACTGGAAGACGTACGGCGACTCGTACCACATAGGCTGA
- a CDS encoding helix-turn-helix domain-containing protein, with the protein MADKRTGTGAGTSAGAGRGVGGGTGAADHPEPDDAGFTTVLTGVGPRLRAIRRDRGTTLSRLSEVTGISLSTLSRLESGQRKPTLELLLPLAKAYGVQLDELVNAPRTGDPRVHFRPFTRHGMTFLPLTRHLGGVQAYKLIIPAGRQLQSEPEQKVHEGYEWMYVLAGRLRLFLGEHDLILTPGEVVEFDTRTPHAWTSAGPEAVEVLSLFGPQGERMHARARPAGQ; encoded by the coding sequence ATGGCGGACAAGAGAACAGGCACGGGCGCGGGAACGAGTGCGGGCGCGGGCAGGGGCGTAGGCGGGGGAACGGGCGCGGCCGATCATCCGGAGCCGGACGACGCCGGCTTCACGACCGTACTGACCGGGGTCGGCCCGCGGCTGCGAGCCATCCGACGGGACCGCGGCACGACCCTGAGCCGGCTCAGCGAGGTGACCGGGATCTCCCTCAGCACGCTCTCGCGGCTGGAGTCCGGACAGCGCAAACCCACGCTGGAACTGCTGCTGCCGCTGGCCAAGGCGTACGGAGTGCAGCTGGACGAGCTGGTGAACGCGCCGCGCACCGGCGACCCCCGGGTCCACTTCCGCCCCTTCACCCGGCACGGCATGACCTTCCTGCCGCTGACCCGCCACCTCGGCGGCGTACAGGCGTACAAACTGATCATCCCCGCCGGGCGGCAGCTCCAGAGCGAGCCGGAGCAGAAGGTGCACGAGGGATACGAGTGGATGTACGTACTCGCCGGCCGGCTGCGGCTGTTCCTCGGCGAGCACGATCTGATCCTCACCCCGGGCGAGGTGGTCGAGTTCGACACCCGTACCCCGCACGCGTGGACCAGTGCCGGACCGGAAGCGGTCGAAGTCCTCAGCCTGTTCGGACCGCAGGGCGAACGGATGCACGCCCGCGCGCGCCCCGCCGGGCAGTGA
- a CDS encoding glycosyltransferase: MRILIMAAGSYGDVAPYTGLGVRLRDAGHEVALAAPETFAALVTGCGLDFRPLPADPRTRSAGGGGSLMGRAAAFVQQLARGVAEAAAPGADLLLLSTTTDPLGLHVAEALAIPSLGVYLQPVAPTRAFPPVVGARRSLGGRGNRAAGKLGLRVVDRLHADAVRQLRARLDLPALGPRAARRRQEAAGRRILHGFSPTVVPRPADWRAGLDVVGNWWPHVPADRTLPVELEDFLRAGPPPVFLGFGSMAGSAGERISELAAEALRLAGVRGVVQAGWAELSVSGADLLTIGEVPHALLFPRTAAVVHHAGAGTAAAGLRSGVPAVPVPVTADQPFWARRLTELGAATAPIPFRELTAERLADAIRRVLADPSCRRRAAEVAALLAAEDGAARVIEAVSAHAR; encoded by the coding sequence ATGAGGATCCTGATCATGGCCGCGGGATCCTACGGCGATGTCGCGCCGTACACCGGTCTCGGCGTACGGCTGCGGGACGCCGGGCACGAGGTGGCGCTCGCCGCGCCCGAGACGTTCGCCGCCCTGGTCACCGGGTGCGGCCTGGACTTCCGCCCGCTGCCCGCCGATCCGCGCACCCGGTCCGCCGGGGGCGGCGGGTCCCTGATGGGCCGGGCCGCCGCGTTCGTCCAGCAGCTCGCGCGCGGGGTCGCCGAAGCGGCCGCGCCGGGTGCGGACCTCCTGCTGCTCTCGACCACCACCGACCCGCTGGGCCTGCATGTCGCCGAGGCGCTGGCGATCCCGAGCCTGGGCGTCTATCTGCAGCCCGTGGCACCCACGCGCGCGTTCCCACCGGTCGTCGGCGCCCGGCGGTCGCTCGGCGGCCGGGGGAACCGGGCCGCCGGGAAGCTCGGTCTCCGGGTGGTGGACCGGCTGCACGCCGACGCGGTACGGCAGTTGCGGGCCCGCCTGGACCTGCCCGCCCTCGGCCCGCGCGCGGCCCGCCGCCGCCAGGAGGCCGCCGGCCGGCGGATCCTGCACGGCTTCAGCCCGACCGTGGTCCCGCGCCCCGCGGACTGGCGTGCCGGGCTGGACGTGGTCGGCAACTGGTGGCCCCACGTCCCCGCGGACCGCACCCTCCCCGTAGAGCTGGAGGACTTCCTGCGGGCCGGGCCGCCGCCGGTGTTCCTCGGCTTCGGCAGTATGGCCGGCTCCGCCGGTGAGCGGATCAGCGAACTGGCCGCCGAGGCGCTGCGGCTGGCGGGCGTACGGGGCGTGGTGCAGGCCGGCTGGGCGGAGCTGTCGGTCTCCGGCGCGGACCTGCTGACCATCGGGGAGGTGCCGCACGCGCTGCTCTTCCCGCGTACGGCGGCGGTCGTGCACCACGCGGGGGCCGGCACGGCCGCCGCCGGTCTGCGGTCCGGGGTGCCCGCGGTCCCCGTACCGGTCACGGCCGATCAGCCGTTCTGGGCCCGCCGCCTCACAGAGCTGGGCGCGGCCACCGCCCCGATCCCCTTCCGCGAACTGACCGCCGAACGGCTCGCCGACGCGATCCGGCGCGTCCTGGCCGACCCGTCCTGCCGGCGGCGGGCTGCCGAGGTCGCCGCGCTGCTCGCGGCGGAGGACGGCGCGGCGCGGGTGATCGAGGCGGTATCGGCCCACGCCCGCTGA
- a CDS encoding MerR family transcriptional regulator, with protein sequence MSYSVGQIAGFTGVTVRTLHFYDRSGLLTPGERSPAGYRLYGDADLARLRRILFYRELGFPLEEIEAILDDPGDSVLDRLRERSRQLTEQVARLQRLITMAESAIEVRQAGVRLSPEERVEVFGDIEADLSYATDTDLKWGHLEGQRRSMARAAAHTKEDWRQLMAESAAWRRRLIAAFDEREPADGERSRALAEEHRQHIGRWFTPCSPETHRRIADDYVEDPRAFALVVPAAEQRPGLAGFLRAAAHANATHSNAARPRLRDAS encoded by the coding sequence ATGAGCTACTCGGTCGGGCAGATCGCCGGCTTCACGGGTGTCACGGTGCGTACGCTGCATTTCTACGACCGGTCCGGGCTGCTGACGCCCGGCGAGCGCAGCCCGGCGGGCTACCGGCTGTACGGCGACGCGGATCTGGCCCGGCTGCGGAGGATCCTGTTCTACCGGGAGCTGGGATTCCCGCTGGAGGAGATCGAGGCCATCCTGGACGATCCGGGCGACAGCGTGCTGGACCGGCTGCGTGAGCGGTCCCGGCAGCTGACCGAGCAGGTCGCCCGGCTACAGAGGCTGATCACGATGGCCGAGAGCGCCATCGAGGTGCGGCAGGCCGGGGTGCGGCTGTCCCCGGAGGAGCGGGTCGAGGTCTTCGGGGACATCGAGGCCGACCTCAGTTACGCCACGGACACCGACCTCAAGTGGGGGCATCTGGAGGGCCAGCGACGGTCGATGGCGCGGGCCGCCGCGCACACCAAGGAGGACTGGCGGCAGCTGATGGCCGAGTCCGCCGCGTGGCGGCGACGGCTGATCGCGGCCTTCGACGAGCGAGAACCCGCCGACGGCGAGCGGTCCCGGGCACTCGCCGAGGAGCACCGGCAGCACATCGGCCGGTGGTTCACCCCCTGCTCGCCCGAGACGCACCGCCGGATCGCCGACGACTACGTCGAGGACCCCCGTGCCTTCGCGCTGGTCGTACCGGCGGCCGAGCAGCGCCCGGGGCTGGCCGGGTTTCTCCGTGCCGCCGCGCACGCCAACGCCACGCACTCCAACGCCGCGCGCCCCCGGCTCCGGGACGCGTCATGA
- the aceB gene encoding malate synthase A: MSAPAPTPLAIVDAEPLPRQDEVLTEAALAFVAELHRRFTPRRDELLARRAGRRAEIARTGALDFLPETAAVRDDDSWRVAPAPAALNDRRVEITGPTDRKMTVNALNSGARIWLADFEDASAPTWQNVIGGQLSLRDAYHRRIDFTDPDSGKSYALKDADALATVVMRPRGWHLAERHLQLDGEQVPGALVDFGLYFFHNAKKLIELGKGPYFYLPKTESHLEARLWNDVFVFAQEYVGIPHGTVRATVLIETITAAYEMDEILYELRDHASGLNAGRWDYLFSIVKNFRDGGPKFVLPDRNAVTMTAPFMRAYTELLVRTCHKRGAHAIGGMAAFIPSRHDAEANRVAFEKVKADKDREAADGFDGSWVAHPGLVPVAMASFDAVLGDRPHQKDRLREEVSVAPGDLTAIDSLDARPTYEGLRNAVQVGIRYIEAWLRGTGAVAIFNLMEDAATAEISRSQIWQWINAGVEFDAPDGHRVRATAALTRELATAELAALRTTLGEEAFAAGRWQQAHDLLLTVALDDTYADFLTLPAYEQLRG, from the coding sequence ATGTCCGCACCGGCGCCCACCCCGCTGGCCATCGTCGACGCCGAGCCCCTGCCCCGGCAGGACGAGGTACTCACCGAGGCCGCGCTCGCCTTCGTGGCGGAGCTGCACCGGCGGTTCACCCCCCGCCGTGACGAGCTGCTGGCCCGCCGCGCCGGGCGCCGCGCCGAGATCGCCCGTACCGGCGCGCTGGACTTCCTGCCGGAGACCGCCGCCGTACGGGACGACGACAGCTGGCGCGTGGCGCCCGCGCCCGCCGCGCTGAACGACCGCCGCGTCGAGATCACCGGCCCCACCGACCGCAAGATGACCGTCAACGCCCTCAACTCGGGCGCGCGGATCTGGCTGGCCGACTTCGAGGACGCCTCCGCCCCCACCTGGCAGAACGTGATCGGCGGCCAGCTCAGCCTGCGGGACGCCTACCACCGCCGTATCGACTTCACCGACCCGGACTCCGGCAAGTCGTACGCGCTCAAGGACGCGGACGCGCTGGCGACCGTCGTGATGCGCCCGCGCGGCTGGCATCTGGCGGAGCGCCATCTCCAGCTGGACGGCGAGCAGGTGCCGGGCGCGCTGGTCGACTTCGGGCTGTACTTCTTCCACAACGCCAAGAAGCTGATCGAGCTGGGCAAGGGCCCGTACTTCTATCTGCCGAAGACGGAATCGCATCTGGAGGCCCGCCTCTGGAACGATGTCTTCGTCTTCGCCCAGGAGTACGTGGGCATCCCGCACGGCACCGTCCGCGCGACGGTGCTGATCGAGACGATCACCGCCGCGTACGAGATGGACGAGATCCTCTACGAGCTGCGCGACCACGCGTCCGGGCTGAACGCGGGCCGCTGGGACTATCTCTTCTCGATCGTGAAGAACTTCCGTGACGGCGGCCCCAAGTTCGTCCTGCCGGACCGCAACGCGGTGACGATGACTGCCCCGTTCATGCGCGCCTACACCGAACTCCTCGTCCGCACCTGCCACAAGCGCGGCGCGCACGCGATCGGCGGCATGGCGGCCTTCATCCCGTCCCGGCACGACGCCGAGGCCAACCGGGTCGCCTTCGAGAAGGTCAAGGCTGACAAGGACCGCGAGGCCGCCGACGGCTTCGACGGCTCCTGGGTCGCCCACCCCGGCCTCGTACCGGTCGCGATGGCCTCCTTCGACGCGGTCCTCGGCGACCGCCCGCACCAGAAGGACCGCCTGCGCGAGGAGGTCTCCGTGGCCCCCGGCGACCTCACCGCCATCGACTCCCTCGACGCCCGCCCCACCTACGAGGGCCTGCGCAACGCCGTCCAGGTCGGCATCCGCTACATCGAGGCATGGCTGCGCGGTACGGGCGCCGTCGCGATCTTCAACCTGATGGAGGACGCGGCGACCGCCGAGATCTCCCGCTCCCAGATCTGGCAGTGGATCAACGCCGGCGTCGAGTTCGACGCCCCGGACGGCCACCGCGTACGCGCCACCGCCGCCCTCACCCGCGAACTCGCCACCGCCGAACTCGCCGCCCTGCGCACCACCCTGGGCGAGGAAGCCTTCGCCGCGGGCCGCTGGCAGCAGGCCCACGACCTCCTGCTGACCGTGGCCCTGGACGACACCTACGCCGACTTCCTGACCCTCCCGGCGTACGAACAGCTCCGCGGCTGA
- a CDS encoding nucleotidyltransferase family protein has product MNGTPATPVSPSPSPPVAGLLLAAGGGRRLGGRPKALLTYRGRPLVEHAARVLRAGGCGPVHVVLGAAADEVRERAALPGCVLVDNPRWPEGMGGSLRAGLDSLAGTGAGAALVLLVDQPGIGAAAVARVVAAYRGPYSLVSAAYGGRRGHPVLFGAGHWAGIAAAAAGDRGARDYLGAREAEITAVECGDVAEAFDIDTAEDLWRLEPPSPPPPASPTTSP; this is encoded by the coding sequence ATGAACGGCACTCCGGCGACGCCCGTGTCCCCCTCACCCTCCCCGCCCGTGGCCGGGCTGCTGCTGGCGGCGGGCGGTGGCCGCAGGCTGGGCGGACGCCCGAAGGCGCTTCTGACGTACCGGGGACGCCCGCTGGTCGAGCACGCGGCGCGGGTGCTGCGGGCGGGGGGCTGCGGCCCGGTGCATGTGGTGCTCGGGGCGGCGGCGGACGAGGTACGGGAGCGGGCCGCGCTGCCCGGCTGCGTCCTGGTCGACAATCCGCGCTGGCCGGAGGGCATGGGCGGCTCGCTCCGCGCGGGGCTGGACTCGCTGGCCGGTACGGGCGCGGGGGCGGCGCTCGTCCTCCTGGTCGACCAGCCGGGGATCGGCGCGGCGGCGGTGGCCCGGGTCGTGGCGGCGTACCGCGGCCCGTATTCGCTGGTATCGGCGGCGTACGGCGGCCGGCGCGGCCATCCGGTGCTGTTCGGCGCGGGGCACTGGGCCGGGATCGCGGCGGCGGCGGCCGGGGACCGGGGGGCGCGGGACTATCTGGGGGCGCGGGAGGCGGAGATCACCGCGGTGGAGTGCGGGGATGTCGCGGAGGCGTTCGACATCGACACGGCGGAGGATCTGTGGCGCCTGGAGCCGCCCTCGCCCCCTCCCCCGGCCTCCCCCACGACCTCTCCCTAG